A region of Pseudomonas marginalis DNA encodes the following proteins:
- a CDS encoding MFS transporter produces the protein MNLIEPINAQRVGQAVGNYRWTICAMLFFATTVNYLDRQVLSLLAPQLSTQFGWSNTDYANIAAVFQFVYAISMLFAGRFVDKIGTKAAYVIAIAIWSTGAIMHAFSVPMGEGIAAVSGAIGLAVIPVSIAGFMLSRAVLAIGEAGNFPIAIKATAEYFPKKERSLATGIFNSGANVGAILAPICVPLIAGMWGWEAAFMVIGMLGFVWVAVWAAVYEKPEQQKRLSAEELAYIRSDQAQQPSIPPVAGAVQKKVSWFKLLTYRQTWAFAFGKFMTDGVWWFFLFWLPTYLSAQYGMKGADIVMPLAVLYSMTMVGSIGGGWFPSYFMARGDAPYDGRMKAMLVIALFPLVVLLAQPLGYISFWVPVLLIGVGASAHQAWSCNIFTTVSDMFPQKTVASVVGIGGMAGGIGGVVMTKIGGWVFDYYKSINDIHTGYMIMFAICALAYLVAWSVMKTLVPRHKEITDL, from the coding sequence ATGAACTTGATCGAGCCCATCAACGCCCAGCGCGTTGGCCAAGCTGTAGGCAACTATCGCTGGACCATCTGCGCGATGTTGTTTTTCGCGACCACCGTCAACTACCTCGACCGCCAGGTGCTCAGCCTGCTCGCGCCGCAGTTGTCGACGCAATTTGGCTGGAGCAACACCGATTACGCCAATATCGCGGCGGTGTTCCAGTTTGTGTATGCGATCTCCATGCTGTTTGCCGGGCGGTTCGTCGACAAGATCGGCACCAAGGCCGCCTACGTGATCGCGATTGCGATCTGGTCCACCGGCGCCATCATGCATGCGTTCTCGGTGCCGATGGGCGAGGGCATCGCCGCGGTCAGCGGTGCGATCGGCCTGGCGGTGATTCCGGTGTCCATCGCCGGCTTCATGCTGTCCCGGGCGGTGCTGGCTATCGGCGAGGCGGGTAACTTCCCGATTGCGATCAAGGCCACCGCCGAATATTTCCCCAAGAAAGAACGCTCGCTGGCCACCGGGATCTTCAACTCCGGCGCCAACGTCGGCGCGATCCTGGCGCCGATCTGTGTGCCGCTGATCGCCGGGATGTGGGGCTGGGAAGCGGCCTTTATGGTCATCGGCATGCTGGGCTTTGTGTGGGTGGCGGTATGGGCGGCGGTGTATGAGAAGCCGGAGCAGCAAAAACGCCTGTCGGCCGAAGAGCTGGCCTATATCCGCAGCGACCAGGCGCAGCAGCCCTCTATCCCGCCGGTTGCAGGCGCGGTACAGAAAAAAGTCTCGTGGTTCAAGTTGCTCACCTACCGCCAGACGTGGGCGTTTGCCTTCGGCAAGTTCATGACCGATGGCGTGTGGTGGTTCTTCCTGTTCTGGCTGCCCACCTACCTGTCGGCGCAATACGGCATGAAAGGCGCCGATATCGTCATGCCGCTGGCCGTGCTGTACAGCATGACCATGGTCGGCAGCATCGGCGGCGGCTGGTTCCCCAGCTACTTCATGGCCCGTGGCGATGCCCCCTACGACGGCCGCATGAAAGCCATGCTGGTGATCGCGCTGTTCCCGTTGGTGGTGTTGCTGGCGCAACCGTTGGGCTACATCAGCTTCTGGGTCCCGGTATTGCTGATCGGCGTCGGCGCCTCGGCGCACCAGGCGTGGTCGTGCAACATCTTCACCACCGTGTCCGACATGTTCCCGCAGAAAACCGTGGCCTCGGTGGTCGGCATCGGCGGCATGGCCGGCGGCATCGGCGGTGTGGTGATGACCAAGATCGGCGGCTGGGTGTTCGACTACTACAAGTCCATCAATGACATCCACACCGGCTACATGATCATGTTCGCGATCTGTGCGCTGGCGTACCTGGTGGCCTGGAGCGTGATGAAGACCCTGGTGCCGCGCCATAAGGAAATCACTGACCTGTAA